Proteins encoded by one window of Lycium barbarum isolate Lr01 chromosome 11, ASM1917538v2, whole genome shotgun sequence:
- the LOC132618418 gene encoding uncharacterized protein LOC132618418 isoform X1: protein MNTMTSIGFCTLHHPNSLTAYPTPFQLHHRRRESSKMRALRREWREYEEAVKDKDLSRALRFLRDMPISPSVELERDWQVLDTCLNADDMRLVAAAYAFLNDKGLLPNFGKYRTIVLEGPRDVTPTVLKSSTGLDVTKLSPKKWGLSGTSGFLLATLFAGVSFLLNQGIDIRPNIAAVLGLAMVDAIFLGGSCLAQISSFWPPYKRRICVHEAGHLLVAYLMGCPIRGVILDPIIAMQMGIQGQAGTQFWDEKMENELAEGRLSGSAFDRYCMVLFAGIAAEALIYGEAEGGENDENLFRSISILLEPPLSVAQMSNQARWSVLQSYNLLKWHKQAHRAAVKAIESGCSLSMVIKKIEEAMSMKK from the exons ATGAATACGATGACGTCGATTGGTTTTTGTACTCTGCACCACCCGAATTCCCTCACGGCATACCCAACTCCTTTTCAATTGCATCACAGAAGAAGAGAGAGCTCAAAAATGAGGGCTTTAAGGAGGGAGTGGCGAGAATACGAGGAAGCAGTTAAGGATAAAGACCTCTCTCGAGCTCTCCGCTTCCTCAGGGACATGCCCATTTCACCTTCGGTTGAGTTGGAGAGAGACTGGCAGGTTTTGGATACATGCTTGAATGCCGATGATATGAGGCTTGTTGCCGCTGCTTATGCTTTCCTCAACGACAAAGGTCTCTTGCCCAATTTCGGCAAATACCGCACTATTG TTCTGGAAGGGCCGCGTGATGTCACGCCAACCGTCTTAAAGTCTTCAACTGGTTTAGATG TGACCAAACTTTCGCCAAAGAAGTGGGGCCTTTCTGGAACGTCTGGCTTTCTTTTGGCTACATTGTTTGCTGGAGTCTCATTTCTGCTGAATCAAGGAATAGATATTAGGCCTAACATTGCTGCAGTCTTGGGGCTTGCCATGGTAGATGCTATATTTCTTGGAGGTTCCTGCTTAGCACAAATCTCCAGCTTCTGGCCTCCCTATAAGCGTCGAATTTGTGTTCACGAAGCAGGCCATCTCCTTGTTG CATACCTGATGGGTTGTCCTATTCGTGGTGTAATTTTAGACCCAATTATCGCAATGCAGATGGGCATTCAAGGACAG GCAGGAACACAGTTTTGGGATGAAAAAATGGAAAATGAGCTTGCTGAAGGCCGGTTAAGTGGTTCTGCATTTGACAG GTACTGCATGGTTCTATTTGCTGGGATTGCAGCTGAAGCTCTTATATATGGAGAGGCTGAAGGTGGAGAAAATGATGAAAATCTCTTCCGAAGCATCAGTATTCTTCTAGAACCCCCACTCTCTGTGGCACAG ATGTCAAATCAAGCAAGGTGGTCGGTTCTGCAATCTTATAATCTTCTGAAATGGCACAAACAAGCACATCGAGCTGCAGTAAAAGCTATTGAGAGTGGATGCAGTCTGAGTATGGTCATTAAAAAAATTGAGGAAGCCATGTCTATGAAAAAATGA
- the LOC132618418 gene encoding uncharacterized protein LOC132618418 isoform X2, translated as MNTMTSIGFCTLHHPNSLTAYPTPFQLHHRRRESSKMRALRREWREYEEAVKDKDLSRALRFLRDMPISPSVELERDWQVLDTCLNADDMRLVAAAYAFLNDKGLLPNFGKYRTIVLEGPRDVTPTVLKSSTGLDVTKLSPKKWGLSGTSGFLLATLFAGVSFLLNQGIDIRPNIAAVLGLAMVDAIFLGGSCLAQISSFWPPYKRRICVHEAGHLLVAYLMGCPIRGVILDPIIAMQMGIQGQAGTQFWDEKMENELAEGRLSGSAFDSSLHQDNKKIKMLGTAWFYLLGLQLKLLYMERLKVEKMMKISSEASVFF; from the exons ATGAATACGATGACGTCGATTGGTTTTTGTACTCTGCACCACCCGAATTCCCTCACGGCATACCCAACTCCTTTTCAATTGCATCACAGAAGAAGAGAGAGCTCAAAAATGAGGGCTTTAAGGAGGGAGTGGCGAGAATACGAGGAAGCAGTTAAGGATAAAGACCTCTCTCGAGCTCTCCGCTTCCTCAGGGACATGCCCATTTCACCTTCGGTTGAGTTGGAGAGAGACTGGCAGGTTTTGGATACATGCTTGAATGCCGATGATATGAGGCTTGTTGCCGCTGCTTATGCTTTCCTCAACGACAAAGGTCTCTTGCCCAATTTCGGCAAATACCGCACTATTG TTCTGGAAGGGCCGCGTGATGTCACGCCAACCGTCTTAAAGTCTTCAACTGGTTTAGATG TGACCAAACTTTCGCCAAAGAAGTGGGGCCTTTCTGGAACGTCTGGCTTTCTTTTGGCTACATTGTTTGCTGGAGTCTCATTTCTGCTGAATCAAGGAATAGATATTAGGCCTAACATTGCTGCAGTCTTGGGGCTTGCCATGGTAGATGCTATATTTCTTGGAGGTTCCTGCTTAGCACAAATCTCCAGCTTCTGGCCTCCCTATAAGCGTCGAATTTGTGTTCACGAAGCAGGCCATCTCCTTGTTG CATACCTGATGGGTTGTCCTATTCGTGGTGTAATTTTAGACCCAATTATCGCAATGCAGATGGGCATTCAAGGACAG GCAGGAACACAGTTTTGGGATGAAAAAATGGAAAATGAGCTTGCTGAAGGCCGGTTAAGTGGTTCTGCATTTGACAG TTCCTTGCACCaagataataaaaaaataaaaatgttagGTACTGCATGGTTCTATTTGCTGGGATTGCAGCTGAAGCTCTTATATATGGAGAGGCTGAAGGTGGAGAAAATGATGAAAATCTCTTCCGAAGCATCAGTATTCTTCTAG
- the LOC132616595 gene encoding phosphoglycerate kinase, chloroplastic — protein MASATASHTLCGIPATSSSTTTRASPSPSPRFLLKTPLRRLSFAGAAADSVFTSHVATKLRSLKGSSKPVRAVASMAKKSVGDLTAADLKGKKVFVRADLNVPLDDSQNITDDTRIRAAIPTIKHLMANGAKVILSSHLGRPKGVTPKYSLAPLVPRLSELLGIQVVKADDCVGPEVEKLVASLPEGGVLLLENVRFYKEEEKNEPEFAKKLASLADLYVNDAFGTAHRAHASTEGVTKFLKPSVAGFLLQKELDYLVGAVSTPKRPFAAIVGGSKVSSKIGVIESLLAKCDILLLGGGMIFTFYKAQGLSVGSSLVEEDKLELATSLMEKAKAKGVSLLLPSDVVIADKFAPDANSQTVPASAIPDGWMGLDIGPDSIKTFNDALDTTKTVIWNGPMGVFEFDKFAAGTEAIAKKLADLSGKGVTTIIGGGDSVAAVEKVGVASVMSHISTGGGASLELLEGKELPGVIALDEADAPVAV, from the exons ATGGCATCAGCTACTGCTTCCCACACTTTGTGCGGCATCCCCGCCACGTCATCCTCTACCACCACCAGGGCTTCCCCTTCCCCTTCTCCTCGCTTCCTCCTCAAAACCCCTCTCCGCCGCCTCAGTTTCGCCGGCGCTGCTGCTGATTCCGTCTTCACCAGCCACGTGGCGACCAAGCTCCGATCCCTCAAGGGCTCATCCAAGCCTGTTAGGGCTGTTGCCTCCATGGCCAAGAAGAGCGTTGGAGACCTCACCGCTGCTGATTTGAAGGGAAAGAAAGTGTTCGTGAGGGCAGATTTGAATGTGCCACTTGATGATAGTCAGAACATTACTGATGACACTAGGATTAGAGCTGCCATCCCTACCATCAAGCACTTGATGGCCAATGGTGCTAAAGTTATTCTCTCCAGTCACCTG GGAAGGCCAAAAGGAGTCACTCCTAAATACAGCTTGGCACCGCTTGTCCCCAGGCTATCTGAACTGCTTGGAATCCAG GTTGTGAAGGCCGATGACTGCGTTGGTCCGGAGGTTGAGAAGTTGGTTGCTTCACTTCCCGAGGGAGGAGTTCTTCTTCTTGAGAATGTAAGATTCTACAAGGAGGAAGAGAAGAATGAACCTGAGTTTGCAAAGAAACTTGCATCATTGGCAGATCTCTACGTGAATGATGCCTTTGGTACAGCTCACAGAGCACATGCCTCTACAGAGGGAGTTACTAAATTTTTGAAGCCTTCTGTTGCAGGTTTCCTTTTACAAAAG GAATTGGACTATTTAGTCGGGGCAGTTTCAACTCCAAAGAGGCCATTTGCTGCTATTGTGGGTGGTTCAAAGGTTTCGTCCAAGATTGGAGTGATCGAATCACTTCTGGCGAAATGTGATATATTGCTTTTGGGTGGAGGCATGATCTTTACCTTCTACAAGGCTCAAGGTCTTTCAGTTGGTTCCTCCTTGGTTGAGGAAGACAAACTAGAGCTTGCTACATCACTCATGGAAAAGGCTAAGGCGAAAGGAGTCAGTCTCTTGTTACCATCTGATGTTGTGATTGCAGATAAATTTGCTCCTGATGCAAACAGCCAG ACTGTGCCGGCATCTGCTATCCCCGATGGTTGGATGGGGTTAGACATTGGACCAGACTCTATCAAGACTTTCAACGATGCCTTGGATACCACAAAAACAGTGATCTGGAATGGACCTATGGGGGTGTTTGAATTTGACAAGTTTGCTGCTGGAACAGAG GCAATTGCAAAGAAGCTAGCAGACCTAAGTGGGAAAGGAGTGACCACAATCATCGGAGGTGGAGACTCTGTTGCAGCTGTTGAGAAAGTTGGAGTTGCAAGCGTTATGAGCCACATATCCACTGGTGGTGGTGCCAGTTTGGAGCTACTGGAAGGAAAGGAGCTCCCTGGTGTCATAGCTCTAGATGAAGCAGACGCCCCTGTCGCTGTGTAA